CTGGTGACTGTTCCTAGACTGTGTTGTTCTGAGTTTACGACAATTTCACAAAAGTAAACACCGACGAAAACTTAGACCTAACCGTTGGCCACCCACCCTCGGCTGACTCAGACACGGAAGCTCTGGTTGCATCATGCCAATAAGTAACAACCACTGACACAAACCGAAAAGATGTTTAAgggcaaaaaaatgtaaaagcaaaGCCCCAAAACAGCCTGCGTTGAATGCTCGctttaaaataaatagttcTGCGACAGCTCCACTCAAAGCTACACCTTGCTGGTAAAAATTGTTCTTTAAACTATTAATGTTTCCATGAGGCCCAGGTTGTCTGCTTGCAAAGATCAGGTTGAAGTCACTTCTTGGTCGCGAATGATTATGTTATTCTACGTATAGCGAATTACTCACAATTAACATTGTCTACAAACATCAACAATTCACAACTGTTTAGTCGTGCAATGTTTCTTAAGGAGGTCTTTAGATGAAATTATAAAGTTTTTAACAAGAACGAaatataaagtcattaaaaacacGTCTTACAAATACACACCAAGTGGGGAGATTCActgttttgaagaaaaaaaggcaaaaatatataataataaccTGGCGAAATGTACAAGGTAATCACCGACCAACTGAACTTTCCCTACATTATGCAAAATGTTTGCTTCGGTGACACAAACTCGTCCTGCAGCGACACAGACATTAAAGGACTcaataaaaaagtcaaacatgCACTGTTGCCAGTGAAGTAAACGGTTCCTACCTCTGCAGACGGCTCCAAGTCCTCGAACGCATCAGCAAAGTCTGATGGACTTTTCCTCAGAGTCTGGTCAGCAGGCAGTGTGTTGTCATTGTAAGATGACACGAACTTAAAGTCACTGGTTCTTGAACCTGTTGTCAGGTAGGCGTCATAATTGTAAGTGCTGCGTAAAGTTCCTGTGCCGTCAACATCCGCGTAATTAGGAGGAAGATAAGCGCTGGGGATGGCAACTGCTCCATCAAACAACAGTCTGGGCTTTCTCCTGCGACAAAACCTCACAcccaggatgatgatgatgaaggtcaGGAAAAACGTCGACACAGACACCAGCGCGATGATCAGATAAGACGTCAGTTTGGAATTCTTCTCATCATAAGAAATGTCCTTCAGTTCTGGCACCTCAGCCAAGTTATCAGAAATCAGTAAATACATGGAACAGGTGGCAGACAGAGAGGGCTGTCCGTTATCTTTCACTGACACAATCAGGTTCTGTTTCATGCTGTCAGACTCGGAAATGTCCCGCTGTGTCCTGATCTCTCCGCTGTGGACACCAATAGTGAAAAGGCCCGGATCAGTGGATTTCACTATATCATAGGACAGCCATGCGTTCTGTCCGGAGTCCGCGTCCACCGCGATCACTTTGGACACCAGAGAGCCTCCGTGTGCAGCTTTGGGGACCAGCTCGGTCATGAAGGAGTTGCCCTCCGGACCGGGGTACAGTATCTGAGGAGAGTTGTCATTCACATCCGATATGAACACACTGACGGTCACGTTGCTGCTCCGGAGGAGAAACCGTTGTCTCTGCCCATCACGTGGACTTTGCTCCTCAACTGTTCATAATCAAACGACCTCACAGCGTGGATCACCCCCGTGTCTCCGTTAACAGACACATAGGACGACACCGGGGCACCGTTCACCTCACCAGGTAACAGAGAATAAATCACTGTACCGTTTTGTCTCCAGTCGGGGTCTCGAGCACTAACGGAACATAAAGTGGAGCCAGGTTTGTTATTTTCACTCACATATGCGCTGTACGACTGTTCCTCAAACACAGGTGGGTTGTCGTTGATGTCTGCTACAGATAACTCAACAGTTTTAGACGAGGACAGAGGTGGAGAGCCCTCGTCACTGGCAGTGATTGTAATGTTGTAATCAGACACTACTTCACGGTCCAGTTGTCCTGTGGTCACCAGAGAATAATAGTTTTTAATAGAAGGAACCAACTTAAAAGGGGCGCTTTGCTGAATGGAGCAGCGGACTTGTCCGTTATTCTCAGAGTCGCTATCCTGCACGTTAATGATGCCCACCTCTGTGCCAGGTGACACATCCTCAGGTACGGCGTTAGAAAGTGATTTCAGATATATCACTGGAGCATTATCATTTACATCACTAACATCTATTAAAACTTTAGCATAAGAAGTTAAACCTAAACCATCTTTAGCTTCCACTCTCATCTCAAAAGAACTGCTTTCTTCGAAGTCAATCACTCCAGTTACTCTGATCTCTCCGGTTTTAGGATCAATAGAAAATGCATTCACATCATCGTCAGACACATGGCTTAAGTCATATGTCACATCTCCATTCACTCCTTCATCTGCATCAGTAGCACTAACAGTAATCACTATAGTATCTACAGGAGAGTTTTCAGGCAGACTGGCTTTATAAACGGCCTGGCTGAACACTGGGGCGTTATCATTAGCATCCAGCACAGTGACGTGTATGACTACAGTACCTGATCTCTGAGGAGAGCCACCATCTAAAGCTGTCAGAAGCAAATTAATTTCGTTTCGCTTTTCTCGATCAAGTTTATTTTCTAGTACGAGCTCAACCTTGTTGCTGTCAACAGCGAGAATAAAGTTGTCGTTCTTTTGTAGGCTGTATCTTTGAACAGCATTTTGACCTATATCTGCGTCATGGGCCTCTTCGATAGAGAAGCGGTTACCCTTTTCCGCAGACTCCCATACTTCCATTTCAATCAGTTGTTTTTTGAATTTTGGCGAGTTGTCGTTCACATCTTGAATATGAAGACTTAGTCGATGAAGCTCCAGAGGATTTTCTAACACCAGATCAACCTTCACAACACACGACGGTTTCTTGCCACAAAGGCTTTCTCTGTCAATTCTCTCCGATGTGATCAAATCTCCAGTACTCAGATTAATATCACAGTACCGTTTACGAGTTCCTTCAACATCCACACGGGCCTTTCGGGAAGATAATGTCCTCAGATCAAGACCGAGATCTTTGGCTATATTTCCAATAACAGACTCGCGTTTCATCTCCTCTGGAATAGAATAACTCAGGTCTCCATTAACGAGGTGCAGCGTTACAATAAAGGAAGCAAAGCAGAGGATCGGGCGAAGCGGTGGAAATCCTTTGTCTCCCATCCTGACACAAAAAGGCTTCCTCAGCTTGTCCAATTTATAACTCCCACTGCGAAACAATAAAAACCgtctaaaaacacaaaataatccAACACCTCAGAGCAATGTACGCAATACAGCTTCTTCGGAAATATAACCATTTATCTGGAAAATCTGCAGCTGATATCCATATAGCAGTGGGTGGAGTAGTGACAGCGTTGCTTTCCGTCAGTAAACAGCGACACCACGTGTCACTTGTAATCTTCACACTACTATGCAAGAAATATTCGCCACAAAGTCTCATATGACATTAATATTATATTCACTTACTTTCAAATATAGCTACTGTGCATGTGCGACAAATCATGAAATATGGTGTGGAATGTATTATCTTTGCTTTAGATTCCAAAATGTGTCTGTACATATAAGTAGGCAATACATTAATTAATGCTACTGTTTGAGCATGTGAAAGAAAATACCAGCCAAATTTGAGTACAATACTACCACTGTAAAGTCTGAAGTACTATAAAACGGTTGAGCACTCGATATAAAGACAATGAGCTGAGGCAATAGCATAAATTACAAGAACCCAAACTTCTCATTGCAAGTAAATCACATTCAGATAATCAtcagcattattattattaagaaaCCAGCCCGGTCTCATTTCGAGGCACATCAAGAACCAGATGTCGCAACTGCAACACCAACACATCTACAGTTGGGGGTGTGCGTGAGCACTTGAGTGTTTCAGTACCATGGACAGATACCTTTAGATTTGACAGAGCTGATGGCACTAACATACTGAACTTTGTTTTGGTGTCCTGGCCACAGTTCTTAGACTGTGCTATTCTGAGTTTAGACAATTTCACAAAAGTAAACAGCGACTTAAACTTAGACCTTAGCCATTAGACACCCACCCTCGGCTGAGTCAGACAAGGAAGCTCTGTTTCGATCATCCCAATAAGCGACAACCACTGAAACAATAAGAAAACATGTTAAGAAGCAAATAATGTAAAAGCAAGGTTCCACGACAGCCTGCGTTAAATGCTTGATCAAAGAAATTGTTCTGTGACAGGTCCACGTATAACTAAACTTAGCCTGTAAAAAATGTTCTTTTAACTATCAAGGTTTTCCTTTGGGCCCAGATTGTCTGCTTGCAAATGATCAGGTTGAAGTCACTCCTTGGTCGCGAATGATTGTGTTATTCTACATCGCGAATTACTCACGATTAACATCATctacaaacagcagcagtatAAAATCAACAACTGACTCACATGATAGAAATAAAAATCCCGTCATGTAATCACATTCAACGTTCATCTTTCTGACGGAGAACCTGAGATGAAATGACAAACGTTTAAACAATAacgaaaaatgaaaaataaaaaacacgtCTTACAAACAGACAATTGAGGAGTACCACTGTTGAagcacaaaagacaaaaatatgtaATACATTTCTGGTGTTATTTACGACGTTAACATCGACCAATAAATGTTTCCCTACATGATACAAAATGTTTGCTTCAGCGGCTGCATATTCACTGTCAGAGACACAAACTCATGCTGCAGCGACACAGACATTAAAAGGGCTCAATCAAAAGTCAAACATGCACTGTTGTCAGTGAAGTACACGGTTCCTACCTCTGCAGATGGCGCTAAGTCCTCGAACGCATCAGCAAAGTCTGATGGACTTTTCCTCAGAGTCTGGTCAGCAGGCAGTGTGTTGTCATTGTAAGATGACACGAACTTGAAGTCACTGGTTCTTGAACCTGTTGTCAGGTAGGCGTCATAATTGTAAGTGCTGCGTAAAGTTCCTGTGCCGTCAACATCGGCGTAATTAGGAGGGAGATAAGCGCTGGGGATGGCAACTGCTCCATCAAACAACAGTCTGGGCTTTCTCCTGCGACAAAACCTCACAcccaggatgatgatgatgaaggtcaGGAAAAACGTCGACACAGACACCAGCGCGATGATCAGATAAGACGTCAGTTTGGAATTCTTCTCATCATAAGAAATATCCTTCAGTTCTGGCACCTCAGCCAAGTTATCAGAAATCAGTAAATACATGGAACAGGTGGCAGACAGAGAGGGCTGTCCGTTATCTTTCACTGACACAATCAGGTTCTGTTTCATGCTGTCAGACTCGGAAATGTCCCGCTGTGTCCTGATCTCTCCGCTGTGGACACCAATAGTGAAAAGGCCCGGATCAGTGGATTTCACTATATCATAGGACAGCCAGGCATTCTGTCCGGAGTCCGCGTCCACCGCGATCACTTTGGACACCAGAGAGCCTCCGTGTGCAGCTTTGGGGACCAGCTCGGTCATGAAGGAGTTGCCCTCCGGACCGGGGTACAGTATCTGAGGAGAGTTGTCATTCACATCCGATATGAAAACACTGACGGTCACGTTGCTGCTCAGCGGAGGAGAACCGTTGTCTCTGCCCATCACGTGGACTTTAAAGCTCCTCAACTGTTCATAATCAAACGACCTCACAGCGTGGATCACCCCCGTGTCTCCGTTAACAGACACATAGGACGACACCGGGGCACCGTTCACCTCACCAGGTAACAGAGAATAAATCACTGTACCGTTTTGTCTCCAGTCGGGGTCTCGAGCACTAACGGAACATAAAGTGGAGCCAGGTTTGTTATTTTCACTCACATATGCGCTGTACGACTGTTCCTCAAACACAGGTGGGTTGTCGTTGATGTCTGCTACAGATAACTCAACAGTTTTAGACGAGGACAGAGGTGGAGAGCCCTCGTCAGTGGCAGTGATTGTAATGTTGTAATCAGACACTACTTCACGGTCCAGTTGTCCTGTGGTCACCAGAGAATAATAGTTTTTAATAGAAGGAACCAACTTAAAAGGGGCGTTTTGCTGAATGGAGCAGCGGACCTGTCTGTTATTCTCAGAGTCTCTATCCTGCACGTTAATGATGCCCACCTCTGAACCAGGTGACACATCCTCAGGTATGGGATTAGTCAGTGATTTCAGGTATATGACTGGAGCATTATCATTTACATCAGTAACATCTATTATAACTTTAGCGTAAGAGGTCAGTCCTAAACCATCTTTGGATTCCACTCTCATTTCAAAAGAACTGCTTTCTTCAAAGTCAATCAAACCAGTTACTTTAATTTCTCCAGTTTTAGAATCAatagaaaacacatttacatcGTCGTCAGAAACATGGCTTAAGTCATATGTCACATCTCCATTCACTCCTTCATCTGCGTCAGTAGCACTAACAGTAATCACTATAGTATCTACAGGAGAGTTTTCAGGCAGACTGGCTTTATAAACGGCCTGGCTGAACACTGGGGCGTTATCATTAGCATCCAGCACAGTGACGTGTATCACTACAGTACCTGATCTCTGAGGAGAGCCACCATCTAAAGCTGTCAGAAGCAAATTAATCTCTTCTTGCTTTTCTCGATCAAGTGTATTCTCCAGTACCAGTTCAACTTTGCTGCTGTCAACAGCGAGAATAAAGTTGTCGTTCTTTTGTAGGCTGTATCTTTGAACAGCATTTTGACCTATATCTGTGTCATGGGCCCCTTCGATAGAGAAGCGGTTACCCTTGTCGGCTGATTCTCttatttcaatttcaatcaattgtTTTTTGAATTTTGGCGAGTTGTCGTTCACATCTTGAATATGAAGACTTAGTCGATGAAGCTCCAGAGGATTTTCCAACACCAGATCAACCGCAACAACACACGACGGTTTCTTGCCACAAAGGCTTTCTCTGTCAATTCTCTCCGATGTGATCAAATCTCCAGTACTCAGATTAATATCACAGTACCGTTTACGAGCACCCTCAAAGTCAACACGGGCCTTTCGGGAAGATAATGTCCTCAGATCAAGACCGAGATCTTTGGCTATATTTCCAATAACAGACTCGCGTTTCATCTCCTCTGGAATAGAATAACTCAGGTCTCCATTAACGAGGTGCAGCGTTACAATAAAGGAAGCAAAGCAGAAGATCGGACCAAGCGCTGAAAATCCTTTGTCTCCCATCGTCGGAAAAAATAGGAGCTCACAGCTTGTGCAAATTACTGTATGCCTGCGCAACAAAAAGTCAAATTCCAAAATAGGTCAATATTCCAACATGCCACAACATCGAACGCCATGAAAATCAGCCGGGGAATGAGGCGATTCTACTGAAAATTAACAACCGATTTTAATGCAGTAACAGTGGGTGGAGATGTCGGTGCAAACTGTGTGCTGGCCTACAGCGGCACCATGAGTCGCTTTTTACTCTTTACACCTGCATACAATATTCTCAACAAAGTCTCAAGGCACCACATTTTCACCCACTTTAACATGAACTGTGTGCCACATGTAAAACATAAATGCCACAATATATTGTACGAAGATTGTTACAAAAAAGTAGCTTATGAAATgagatgtttattttattgaccaatgtgtgtttacttcaagacaaaaacctaaatactaaataaacgtaaacattacatttgcagACACGCATTATTCAtatcacaataaataaatgtctgtacaCAGTatgggataaaaaaaaacaaaaaacttttaattgactttaaaatcaaattacaAACGGAATGTGttatgggttgctaaaaaaaagaCTTATCAACTATTTTCACTTAGTCAGAAGGCATAGTCGGAATAAAATGCTGTACCTGTATGCCTATGACTCATTTGaagttttcttgttttgttacAAAATATTTCTTCTTAATACATCACTGAACAGACAATTCattgcattattattatcagtagtAGTAGCTGTAGCAGTAATACTATTATTAGTTGTTGTTGTAGTAGTATTCATACTattagtggtagtagtagtactaTTAGTAGttgaagtagtagtagtagtagtagttgctTTTTGTCTACAGTCAGGGTCCCAAGCAGTCATAGAATGCTAAGTGACACAAGATTTGTTGTGATTAATTGTGATTAATAATTCATACATTCTCTGTGTAAATCAAATGACGATTGCCTTATGATGGGAAGAGGGATGTGTGGCCAGAAATGGAAAAACCCAGCTGACAATTAGGCAGTAAGACAGAACAACTGCAAAAAACTGTGAGAAAATCACAGACCTGActgtttcagcaccatggacagcgacACACATTGAAAGACATTTCTTCTTGGGTTTTGTTGAACAATAAAGAATAATATGTGATAACTTGAATGTATCATAAAGGCATCAGGTATCATAAATTCAGTGTTAAGCTCGTAGCAGCTCATGAAGTCTTGAGCCccaagcagagatgaggagcaggcTACAGAGGTCTGATAACCTCATTTCTGCCTAACTGCTGGCCTTCTGattcttttaattttcaaagtttCTGTCTTCAGCACCAACCAGCACTAACTCATGTGACAGCTATTTGATAGGTGTTGTGCATGCATCCTCTCGCCACAAAAGGCTTTATACAACTTTTTTCACACATGCAAAAGTACTCCCTCAAAACTGATACAGACCATGATGTGTAAAATTGATGCAGGTCCCCTTTCAGAGACAATAAgttccatgaaaaaaataatcacacgTAAGACAGATAGCGGGCAACAAGGACATGCACTTTTCCAGTGTTCTTTGACATTTGGCATATGCTCCACTGAATGACACAGACGTTACAGTATTAACCTAAGCTACTTCTCTGCACAAGTTGCTGGTAAATTTCCTTTATGTCAAAAGCACAAATCATTTGCTAAGGAATCTTTGCTAATATCAGACAGAATCAACAGGTTGCTACACTCCGATGGATTGGGCGGATTCGAAGGACTGGACCCAGGCATACAGAAACTATAGTTCATAAGGCAGTCAACTAATGCTTCTGTGCAAACAAACACCCGCTATTTTACCTTTTTGCTGTTcatagccccccccccccaactcgCAGTAAAACTAGGGGCCATTTCAGCTGTTCATGATTCCAGCATCAACAAACTCGACTCAAGTAATATCAAAATGATCAAGTTATGTTAACATCATATGCAGCAGCATTACTCTTTCATGTTGGGTGATGTTCGCACAGTCAAGTCAGTGCTtatgtcataaaatatgaaattaattcaaattagccaacatcctgAATTTTGTTCTCATGAGTGTATTAAATGTACATTTCTTCTTCGT
This region of Epinephelus fuscoguttatus linkage group LG9, E.fuscoguttatus.final_Chr_v1 genomic DNA includes:
- the LOC125895034 gene encoding protocadherin beta-15-like; the encoded protein is MGDKGFSALGPIFCFASFIVTLHLVNGDLSYSIPEEMKRESVIGNIAKDLGLDLRTLSSRKARVDFEGARKRYCDINLSTGDLITSERIDRESLCGKKPSCVVAVDLVLENPLELHRLSLHIQDVNDNSPKFKKQLIEIEIRESADKGNRFSIEGAHDTDIGQNAVQRYSLQKNDNFILAVDSSKVELVLENTLDREKQEEINLLLTALDGGSPQRSGTVVIHVTVLDANDNAPVFSQAVYKASLPENSPVDTIVITVSATDADEGVNGDVTYDLSHVSDDDVNVFSIDSKTGEIKVTGLIDFEESSSFEMRVESKDGLGLTSYAKVIIDVTDVNDNAPVIYLKSLTNPIPEDVSPGSEVGIINVQDRDSENNRQVRCSIQQNAPFKLVPSIKNYYSLVTTGQLDREVVSDYNITITATDEGSPPLSSSKTVELSVADINDNPPVFEEQSYSAYVSENNKPGSTLCSVSARDPDWRQNGTVIYSLLPGEVNGAPVSSYVSVNGDTGVIHAVRSFDYEQLRSFKVHVMGRDNGSPPLSSNVTVSVFISDVNDNSPQILYPGPEGNSFMTELVPKAAHGGSLVSKVIAVDADSGQNAWLSYDIVKSTDPGLFTIGVHSGEIRTQRDISESDSMKQNLIVSVKDNGQPSLSATCSMYLLISDNLAEVPELKDISYDEKNSKLTSYLIIALVSVSTFFLTFIIIILGVRFCRRRKPRLLFDGAVAIPSAYLPPNYADVDGTGTLRSTYNYDAYLTTGSRTSDFKFVSSYNDNTLPADQTLRKSPSDFADAFEDLEPSAEKIGPYYSTHYYMDISCRFSRQTVTIPKKVSFVHCCEVLGYFVY